From the genome of Longimicrobiaceae bacterium:
GAGGCCTACCTGGGCCCGCAGGAGTACTCGCGCGTGGCCGCCGTGGGCCATGACCTGGACGAGGTGAACCCGTACGGCTACCGCTGGCTGCGGCCGGTGGTGCGGCCCATCGCCGCGTTCCTGCTGTGGGTCGTGAACGAGGCGCATCAGCGCTGGGGCCTGGCGTACGGCTGGATCTTGGTGCTGGCCGGCATCGCCATGCGTGTGATCACGTGGCCGCTGAACGCCCGGGCCATGCGCGCGCAGATGAAGAACATGGAGATGCAGCCCATCCTCCAGGCGCGCACCAAGGAGCTGCAGGATCGCTACAAGAACGACCCGGCCAAGCAGCAGCAGGAGATGTTCGCGCTGTACAAGGAGCTGGGCGTGAGCCCCTTCTCCATGCTGTCGGGCTGCCTGCCCATGCTGGTGCCCATGCCGGTGCTGATCACGCTCTTCTTCGTGTTCCGCAGCGCCATCGAGTTCCGCGGCACCTCGTTCTGGTGGCTGCCGGACCTGTCGCTGGCCGACCCGTGGCACGTCCTGCCCATCTTCCTGGTGCTGAGCATGTTCGCGCTCCAGTGGGTGAGCACGCGCATGAGCGGCATGGAGCAGAACCCGCAGGCGCAGACCATGATGTACATCATGCCGCTCATGATGGGCTTCCTGTTCTTCCGCTTCCCGTCGGGCCTGAACCTGTACTACGCGACCACGAACCTCGCGAGCCTGCCCCAGCAGCTGCTGATCGCGCGCGAGCGCAAGAAGGCCAGTGCGGCGAAGAAGGCGGAAGAGGCGGCCAGCAAGCCCCCGTCGCGCGGCTCGCCCGGCGGCAAGACCGGCGCGCACCGCGTGAAGCCTCGCCGCTGACCCGGACGGCTTCCACCCGGCATGACGAAGAAGCGCCCGCCCCTCGCGATCTGACGGGCGGGCGCTTCTTCGTCGGCCGATGCTGCAAAGCTAGGCTGGGCTCAGCCGCGGACGCGGGCCACGTCTTCCATCATCCGGAAGGGCTGGAACTCGCAGCCGGCGGTGACGGGCAGGTACAGCACGTCCGTCGGTGCCGACTTGTCGTGCGTGCGGTACACGGGCACGCCGCGGTACTCGCCTACGCGCACGGCCTCCGTCTGCGTGAGCGGCTGCGTCATCCCGAACTTCACCCAGCGACGGCCTCCGAACCGCACCGCCTCGCCGTCCACGAACCAGCGCTGCGTGCCCGCGTACGTCACCGTGTCCGCAAGCACGACGGGCACCGGCGCGCGCAGGTGCGCCACGGCGGGCTGGGGGCGCGACGCGAGTGGGAAGAGCAGTGTACCCAGCGCCAGGAGGGCGGCTCGGCTCATGGAATACGTGGCCGGAAGACGGTGTGGACGGGGACGTCGAGAGGGCAGACGCGGCTCTCCGCCAAGCGCAGCATCCGTGCCCGGTGCAGTACGCGCGTAAACCCTTGCAGCACAACGAATCTTGCGTGAGATGCACGGCCGGGTGTGCCGAGAAGGCAACACCTCATGTTCCCGTCCGGTAACATCTTGCCGAGGCGGCGCATCACCCTGACTGCTTCGGGCGCGGGGAAACGGAATGAAAGGATGAGATTCGCATCCCGTCGGGTCAGGCGCTTCCCCCGCCGCCGCCTTGCCGCGCGCGCGGGAACTCGCGATCCTCTCCGGATGGACAACCAGCCAACTATCTCCGGAAACCCGTTCGGCGACACCATCGCCGCCATCGCGACGGCACCTGGCCGCGGAGCGGTGGCGATGCTGCGTGTGGCAGGACCGCGGGCGCTCGCCGTCGTCCAGCGCCTTACGGGGCGTCAGGAAGCCCCACAGGCGCGCGTGCAACGGCTGGCCGCCCTGCGGCACCCGGAGACCGGCGAGCTGCTGGATCGCGCGCTGGTGGCCTTCTTCCCCGCCCCAGCGAGCTACACGGGCGACGACACGGTGGAGATCTCCACCCACGGCGGTGCGCTCACCCCGCAGCTCGTGCTCGATGCGCTGCTCGCCGCCGGCGCCCGCCCCGCGCAACCCGGTGAGTTCACGCGCCGTGCGTACCTGAATGGCAAGCTGGACCTGCTCCAGGCCGAGGCGGTGGGCGACCTGATCGACGGCCGCTCGCGTGCCCTGCACCGTGCCGCCGTGCACCAGATGGAGCGCGGCCTCTCGCGCCGCGTCGAGGAGCTGCGCGCGGCCATCATCGGCGCCGAGGCGCTGCTCATCTACTCCATCGACTTCCCCGAAGAAGACGAGCCGCCCGTCCCGCCCGCCCGCATCCGCGCCGCGGTCGAAGACGTGCTCGCCCGCATCGACGCGCTGCTCGCCACCGCGCCCGAGGGAGAGATGCTGCGCGAGGGTGCACTCACGGTACTCGCCGGCCGCCCAAACTCCGGCAAGTCGTCGCTCTTCAACGCGCTGCTGGGCACCGAGCGCGCGATCGTCACGGAGGTCCCCGGTACCACGCGCGACGCGCTGGAGGCGTCCATGTCGGTAGATGGGTATCCGTTCCGGCTGGTGGACACCGCCGGTCTGCGCGAGACGGCCGATCGCGTGGAAAGCATCGGCATCGAAGTCGCGCGCCGCTACCTGGCCGCCGCCGACCTGGTGCTCTTCTGCGCAGAGGCGGGACGTGAGATGGAAGACGACGAGCGCGCCTTCCTCTCCGGGCTTGACCCAGGCCGTGTCGTCCTCGTCCGCACCAAGGCCGACTGTGTCGCATCTGCGGAGGCGACTCTGGACGCGGGTGATCCGGCAACGGACTATCGGGAGATGGATGATACTGCATCCCTTTCGACCGCCGCCGTCTCCGCATCCACCGGCGATGGGCTTCCGGAGTTGCGCGCTGTGCTGCTGCGGAAAGCGTTCGGAGGAATCCTGGGCGACCCCGGAGAGGCACCGCTCGTCACGCGGGAGCGCCACGCCCGCGCCCTCCGCGCCGCCCGCGACGAGGTCGCCCAGTTCGCCGGCGCGTTCGCCGCCGGCATCCCGATGGAGTTCGCCGCGACGCACCTCCGCGCGGCCGTCGGCGCCCTCGAGGACCTCGTCGGCGTCGTCACGGTGGACGACCTCCTCGACCGCGTCTTCGGCGACTTCTGCGTCGG
Proteins encoded in this window:
- the mnmE gene encoding tRNA uridine-5-carboxymethylaminomethyl(34) synthesis GTPase MnmE, with the translated sequence MDNQPTISGNPFGDTIAAIATAPGRGAVAMLRVAGPRALAVVQRLTGRQEAPQARVQRLAALRHPETGELLDRALVAFFPAPASYTGDDTVEISTHGGALTPQLVLDALLAAGARPAQPGEFTRRAYLNGKLDLLQAEAVGDLIDGRSRALHRAAVHQMERGLSRRVEELRAAIIGAEALLIYSIDFPEEDEPPVPPARIRAAVEDVLARIDALLATAPEGEMLREGALTVLAGRPNSGKSSLFNALLGTERAIVTEVPGTTRDALEASMSVDGYPFRLVDTAGLRETADRVESIGIEVARRYLAAADLVLFCAEAGREMEDDERAFLSGLDPGRVVLVRTKADCVASAEATLDAGDPATDYREMDDTASLSTAAVSASTGDGLPELRAVLLRKAFGGILGDPGEAPLVTRERHARALRAARDEVAQFAGAFAAGIPMEFAATHLRAAVGALEDLVGVVTVDDLLDRVFGDFCVGK